The Actinomyces sp. oral taxon 414 genome has a segment encoding these proteins:
- a CDS encoding O-antigen ligase family protein: MRDPITTDRARRRTVGGSRRRLLPALGTWVFFLTFAGQGVRNVVGWWAFGVIAALSEVVLLLVFLYEGHRVPRRALPPLASAYTVLCLASILWSQYPTATALAGALMVATTAAGVLLACGLSLREMTDALSRALEAILVLSILLELYVGLFLHYPLVPVYMQDWDAVPISYYWVNGEILRGGPIQGIVGNRNPLAFIALLTLLCTAVRWADRRVRLPGLIVWSGLSVLVLALTASATVLVAVVVCAVVTAVLWLMRHVPVARRRLVSGVALSLGVALAAAGLGLHSQVTDLLGRSSDLSGRWEIWTRVMGLWEQHTILGWGWVMYWPPWISPFRTLVVRPDGTPTMSAHNAYVEALFQTGVVGGALIAVLVVMLVYWSFRLATDHLDFDASVLLPALLMTALVVQSFTESRLLSEGNWVLVCALETWLRLHRMIEFERSDPWASPLAPRGR, translated from the coding sequence ATGAGAGACCCGATTACGACCGATCGGGCGCGCAGAAGGACCGTCGGCGGATCCCGGCGCAGGCTCCTGCCCGCCCTGGGGACATGGGTGTTCTTCCTCACCTTCGCCGGCCAGGGCGTGCGCAATGTGGTCGGCTGGTGGGCCTTCGGGGTCATTGCCGCCCTGAGCGAAGTCGTTCTGCTCCTCGTCTTCCTCTACGAGGGGCACCGGGTACCCCGGCGGGCGCTGCCGCCCCTCGCCAGCGCCTACACGGTGCTGTGCCTGGCCAGCATCCTGTGGTCCCAGTACCCGACTGCGACGGCCCTCGCCGGAGCCCTCATGGTGGCCACCACCGCGGCCGGCGTCCTGCTGGCCTGCGGCCTGTCCCTGCGGGAGATGACCGACGCCCTCAGTCGGGCCCTGGAGGCGATCCTCGTTCTGAGCATCCTGCTGGAGCTGTACGTCGGCCTCTTCCTGCACTATCCGCTGGTCCCCGTGTACATGCAGGACTGGGACGCGGTGCCCATCTCCTACTACTGGGTCAACGGCGAGATCCTGCGTGGCGGGCCGATCCAGGGCATTGTCGGCAACCGCAACCCGCTCGCCTTCATCGCCCTGCTCACCCTCCTGTGCACGGCGGTCAGGTGGGCGGATCGGCGCGTGCGGCTCCCCGGCCTCATCGTGTGGTCGGGCCTGTCGGTCCTCGTCCTGGCCCTGACCGCCTCCGCCACGGTCCTGGTCGCCGTCGTCGTCTGCGCCGTCGTCACCGCCGTCCTGTGGCTCATGCGCCACGTCCCCGTCGCTCGCAGGCGGCTGGTCAGCGGCGTCGCCCTGTCACTGGGCGTCGCCCTGGCCGCCGCCGGCCTCGGCCTGCACTCGCAGGTGACGGACCTGCTGGGCCGCAGCTCGGACCTGAGCGGCCGGTGGGAGATCTGGACGAGGGTGATGGGCTTGTGGGAGCAGCACACCATTCTCGGCTGGGGCTGGGTCATGTACTGGCCCCCGTGGATCTCCCCGTTCCGCACGCTCGTCGTCCGCCCCGACGGGACGCCCACGATGAGCGCCCACAACGCCTACGTCGAGGCGCTCTTCCAGACGGGGGTCGTCGGCGGCGCGCTCATCGCCGTCCTCGTGGTGATGCTCGTCTACTGGTCCTTCCGCCTCGCCACGGACCATCTCGACTTCGACGCCTCCGTGCTCCTGCCGGCGCTGCTCATGACGGCGCTGGTCGTGCAGTCATTCACCGAGTCGCGGCTGCTGAGCGAGGGCAACTGGGTGTTGGTGTGCGCCCTGGAGACCTGGCTCCGGCTGCACCGCATGATCGAGTTCGAGCGCAGCGACCCCTGGGCGAGTCCGCTCGCCCCGCGGGGACGGTGA
- a CDS encoding argininosuccinate synthase has protein sequence MSEHKDRVVLAYSGGLDTSVAIGWIGETTGREVITVAVDVGQGGEDLEVIRRRALDCGAVEAYVADAREEFAAEYCMPALKANALYEGVYPLVSALSRPLIAKHLVRAAREFGASTVAHGCTGKGNDQVRFEVAITSMAPDMDCISPVRDLALTRDVAIDYAEKHHLPIETTKHNPFSIDQNVWGRAVETGFLEDLWNAPTKDVYVYTDDPTYPPLPDEVIITFKEGIPVAIDGRDVTPLEAVQELNRRAGAQGVGRIDMVEDRLVGIKSREIYEAPGAVTLIEAHRALEAVTLERLQRRYKRQMEQTWSDLVYEAQWYSPLKRSMDAFIEDTQRYVSGDIRMVLHGGRATVDGRRTDTGLYDFNLATYETGDTFDQSSSRGFIEIYGMQSKLAAARDVRAGNGVGF, from the coding sequence ATGAGCGAGCACAAGGACCGCGTCGTCCTCGCCTACTCCGGGGGCCTGGACACCTCCGTGGCCATCGGCTGGATCGGGGAGACCACCGGCCGGGAGGTCATCACCGTGGCCGTCGACGTCGGCCAGGGGGGAGAGGACCTGGAGGTCATCCGCCGACGGGCCCTGGACTGCGGCGCCGTCGAGGCCTACGTGGCCGACGCCCGCGAGGAGTTCGCCGCCGAGTACTGCATGCCGGCCCTCAAGGCCAACGCCCTGTACGAGGGCGTGTACCCGCTCGTGTCGGCCCTGTCCCGCCCGCTCATCGCCAAGCACCTGGTGCGGGCGGCGCGCGAATTCGGCGCCTCCACGGTGGCCCACGGCTGCACCGGCAAGGGCAACGACCAGGTCCGCTTCGAGGTGGCCATCACCTCCATGGCCCCGGACATGGACTGCATCTCGCCGGTGCGCGACCTGGCGCTGACCCGCGACGTGGCCATCGACTACGCCGAGAAGCACCACCTGCCCATTGAGACCACCAAGCACAACCCCTTCTCCATCGACCAGAACGTGTGGGGCCGGGCCGTCGAGACCGGGTTCCTGGAGGACCTGTGGAACGCCCCCACCAAGGACGTCTACGTCTACACCGACGACCCCACCTACCCGCCACTGCCCGACGAGGTGATCATCACCTTCAAGGAGGGGATTCCGGTGGCCATCGACGGGCGGGACGTCACCCCGCTGGAGGCCGTTCAGGAGCTCAACCGGCGTGCCGGCGCCCAGGGCGTGGGGCGCATCGATATGGTCGAGGACCGCCTCGTGGGCATTAAGTCGCGCGAGATCTACGAGGCCCCCGGCGCCGTGACCCTCATCGAGGCCCACCGGGCCCTGGAGGCGGTGACCCTGGAGCGCCTCCAGCGCCGCTACAAGAGGCAGATGGAGCAGACCTGGAGCGATCTCGTCTACGAGGCCCAGTGGTACTCCCCGCTCAAGCGCTCCATGGACGCCTTCATCGAGGACACCCAGAGGTACGTCTCCGGCGATATCCGCATGGTTCTGCACGGCGGGCGCGCCACCGTCGACGGGCGCCGCACCGACACCGGCCTGTACGACTTCAACCTGGCGACCTACGAGACCGGCGACACCTTCGACCAGTCCTCCTCGCGCGGCTTCATCGAGATCTACGGCATGCAGTCCAAGCTCGCGGCCGCCCGCGATGTGCGCGCGGGCAATGGAGTCGGTTTCTGA
- a CDS encoding arginine repressor, translating into MTDHDSSYAAPQTKAARHALIMRILAKERIRSQAELRDALAARGMSTTQATLSRDLVELRATKIRSAGGAQVYAIPEAGAPGQVHVGAPPPAGGSLADHTTTRLARWCADLLVTAEWAGQQLVLRTPAGAAQLLASAVDDAMLPGVLGCIAGDDTVLVITRTQDVTADVAAHLLALADPAARH; encoded by the coding sequence ATGACCGATCACGACTCCTCCTACGCGGCCCCGCAGACCAAGGCGGCCCGCCACGCGCTCATCATGCGGATCCTGGCCAAGGAGCGCATCCGCTCCCAGGCCGAACTGCGCGACGCGCTCGCCGCGCGGGGCATGAGCACGACGCAGGCGACCCTGTCGCGCGACCTGGTCGAACTGCGGGCCACCAAGATCCGCTCGGCCGGGGGCGCCCAGGTCTACGCCATCCCCGAGGCGGGCGCCCCCGGCCAGGTCCACGTCGGCGCGCCCCCGCCCGCCGGGGGCTCCCTGGCCGACCACACGACGACGCGCCTGGCGCGCTGGTGCGCGGACCTGCTGGTCACGGCCGAGTGGGCCGGGCAGCAGCTCGTGCTGCGCACCCCCGCCGGCGCGGCCCAGCTGCTGGCCAGCGCCGTCGACGACGCCATGCTGCCCGGGGTCCTGGGCTGCATCGCCGGGGACGACACCGTGCTCGTCATCACCCGGACCCAGGACGTCACCGCCGACGTCGCGGCGCACCTGCTGGCCCTGGCCGACCCGGCCGCGCGCCACTGA
- a CDS encoding acetylornithine transaminase, translating to MQRYGRAVMNTFGAPQRVLVRGRGARVWDADGAEYTDLLAGIAVNCLGHAHPAVVEAVTAQLSTLGHVSNFFTTPAQITLAEELIGIVFPDADPADSRVFLANSGTEANEGAFKIARRHGGAARPRILALTDAFHGRTMGSLALTHKAAYREPFEPLPGGVEFVPAGDEAALAAAMGPDVAALVVEPIQGEAGVRELPPGYLEAARELTGRAGALLIIDEVQTGMGRTGAWMAHHLLAPSVTPDVVTLAKGLGGGVPIGAVVATGPAAGLLGPGQHGTTFGGNPVACAAALAVIATIRDEGLRERADALGARWSAELAAVPGVSGVRGRGLLRGVGLADAVGPAAAVAAELMERGFIVNAPRPDTLRLAPPLILPDADADRFTAVLRRVLADRLTQAGPA from the coding sequence GTGCAGCGCTACGGGCGGGCCGTCATGAACACCTTCGGCGCCCCGCAGCGCGTCCTCGTGCGCGGGCGCGGCGCCCGCGTGTGGGACGCCGACGGCGCCGAGTACACCGACCTGCTCGCCGGGATCGCGGTCAATTGCCTGGGCCACGCCCACCCGGCCGTGGTGGAGGCCGTCACCGCGCAGCTGAGCACCCTCGGGCACGTCTCCAACTTCTTCACCACCCCGGCGCAGATCACCCTCGCCGAGGAGCTCATCGGAATCGTCTTCCCCGACGCCGACCCGGCCGACTCCAGGGTCTTCCTGGCCAACTCCGGCACCGAGGCCAACGAGGGGGCCTTCAAGATCGCGCGGCGCCACGGGGGAGCGGCCCGCCCGCGCATCCTCGCCCTGACCGACGCCTTCCACGGGCGCACCATGGGCTCCCTGGCCCTGACCCACAAGGCCGCCTACCGCGAACCCTTCGAACCGCTGCCCGGCGGGGTGGAGTTCGTTCCCGCCGGGGACGAGGCCGCCCTGGCCGCCGCCATGGGCCCCGACGTCGCCGCCCTCGTCGTCGAGCCCATCCAGGGCGAGGCGGGCGTGCGCGAACTGCCCCCCGGCTACCTGGAGGCGGCCCGCGAGCTGACCGGGCGCGCCGGCGCCCTGCTCATCATCGACGAGGTCCAGACCGGCATGGGCCGCACGGGGGCCTGGATGGCCCACCACCTGCTCGCCCCGTCCGTCACCCCCGACGTCGTCACCCTGGCCAAGGGTCTGGGCGGCGGCGTGCCGATCGGGGCGGTCGTCGCCACGGGGCCCGCGGCGGGACTGCTCGGCCCCGGCCAGCACGGGACGACCTTCGGGGGCAACCCGGTGGCCTGCGCGGCGGCCCTGGCCGTCATCGCCACCATCCGCGACGAGGGCCTGCGGGAGCGGGCGGACGCGCTCGGGGCGCGCTGGTCGGCCGAGCTGGCCGCCGTACCCGGGGTGAGTGGCGTGCGGGGGCGCGGGCTGCTGCGCGGGGTGGGGCTGGCCGACGCCGTCGGCCCGGCCGCGGCCGTCGCCGCCGAACTCATGGAACGGGGCTTCATCGTCAACGCGCCGCGCCCGGACACGCTCCGTCTGGCGCCGCCCCTCATCCTCCCCGACGCCGACGCGGACCGCTTCACCGCGGTCCTGCGCCGGGTGCTCGCCGACCGACTGACCCAGGCAGGCCCCGCATGA
- the argB gene encoding acetylglutamate kinase — MNSADHAHIAVPAHLTPTQKASVLLEAMPWLRAYKGATIVIKYGGNAMIDDSLKRAFAADVLFLHQVGLRPVVVHGGGPQINAMLERLGIESEFRGGLRVTTPEVMDVVRMVLTGSVQRELVSLLNETGSAAVGISGEDGGLLRARQRLATVDGESVDVGLVGDVVEVDPRSVTELLEQGRIPVISSVAPLLADPTTVLNVNADTAAAAIAVALDAQKLIMLTDVEGLYSDWPDRSSLISRIGVDALEALIPELDSGMIPKMEACLRAVRGGVGQAHVVDGCQPHAMLLEIVTDDGVGTVIYPEHTKCSRTRGGQSL; from the coding sequence ATGAACTCCGCCGATCACGCACACATCGCCGTCCCCGCCCACCTGACCCCCACGCAGAAGGCCTCCGTCCTGCTGGAGGCCATGCCGTGGCTGCGCGCCTACAAGGGGGCGACCATCGTCATCAAGTACGGCGGCAACGCCATGATCGACGACTCCCTCAAGCGGGCCTTCGCCGCCGACGTCCTTTTCCTCCACCAGGTGGGCCTGCGCCCCGTCGTCGTCCACGGCGGCGGCCCCCAGATCAATGCCATGCTCGAGCGCCTGGGCATTGAGTCAGAGTTCCGCGGCGGCCTGCGCGTGACCACGCCCGAGGTCATGGACGTGGTCCGCATGGTCCTGACCGGGTCGGTCCAGCGCGAGCTCGTCTCCCTGCTCAATGAGACGGGCTCGGCCGCCGTGGGCATCTCCGGGGAGGACGGCGGCCTGCTGCGGGCGCGCCAGCGCCTGGCCACGGTCGACGGCGAGAGCGTCGACGTCGGGCTCGTGGGCGACGTCGTCGAAGTCGACCCCCGCTCGGTGACCGAGCTGCTGGAGCAAGGGCGCATCCCCGTCATCTCCTCCGTCGCCCCGCTCCTCGCCGACCCGACCACGGTCCTCAACGTCAACGCCGACACCGCGGCCGCCGCCATCGCCGTCGCCCTGGACGCGCAGAAGCTCATTATGCTCACCGACGTCGAGGGGCTCTACTCCGACTGGCCCGACAGGAGCTCGCTCATCTCGCGCATCGGCGTCGACGCCCTCGAGGCGCTCATCCCCGAGCTCGACTCCGGCATGATCCCCAAGATGGAGGCCTGCCTGCGGGCGGTGCGCGGGGGAGTGGGGCAGGCCCACGTCGTCGACGGGTGCCAGCCCCATGCCATGCTCCTGGAGATCGTCACCGACGACGGCGTGGGCACGGTCATCTACCCCGAGCACACCAAGTGCTCGCGCACGAGGGGCGGGCAGTCGCTGTGA
- the argJ gene encoding bifunctional glutamate N-acetyltransferase/amino-acid acetyltransferase ArgJ produces the protein MSVTAPAGFRAAGVRAGLKASGRPDLALVVNDGPLDVAAGVFTANRVVAAPVVWSRAAVADGRARAVILNSGSANACTGARGADDAAATAGRVAELLTAADPQRPVRPDDVLVCSTGVIGEPLDMPALLAGASQAAGALAPTPGAGRDAALAIMTTDTVPKEDAVSRTSAGAAWTVGGMIKGVGMLAPGLATMLCVITTDAVVDAAAAQAALGGAVARTVNRINSDGCMSTNDTVLLLASGASGARPSPAELGGALTETLSRLGRRLVADAEGATHDIAITVSGAVSEAAAEAAARTVSASNLLKCAVAGQDPNWGRVLAQLGTVPAEVCPFDPDEVDVAINGVVIFRHGAPGEDRDAVDMTPRETRIDIDLSAGAAEATVWTNDLTHGYITINADYTT, from the coding sequence GTGAGCGTCACCGCCCCTGCAGGATTCCGGGCCGCCGGCGTGCGCGCGGGCCTCAAGGCCTCGGGCAGGCCCGATCTCGCCCTGGTCGTCAATGACGGCCCGCTCGACGTCGCCGCCGGGGTCTTCACCGCCAACCGCGTGGTCGCCGCCCCCGTCGTGTGGTCGCGCGCCGCCGTCGCCGACGGCAGGGCCCGCGCGGTCATTCTCAACTCCGGTTCCGCCAACGCCTGCACCGGCGCCCGGGGGGCCGACGACGCCGCCGCCACCGCCGGGCGCGTCGCCGAACTGCTCACCGCCGCCGACCCGCAGCGCCCGGTCCGTCCCGACGACGTCCTCGTGTGCTCCACCGGCGTCATTGGCGAGCCCCTCGACATGCCCGCCCTCCTGGCCGGCGCCAGCCAGGCCGCCGGGGCGCTGGCCCCTACGCCCGGGGCCGGCCGCGACGCCGCCCTCGCCATTATGACCACCGACACGGTCCCCAAGGAGGACGCCGTCTCGCGCACCTCCGCCGGCGCCGCCTGGACCGTGGGCGGCATGATCAAGGGCGTGGGCATGCTCGCCCCCGGCCTGGCCACCATGCTGTGCGTCATCACCACCGACGCCGTCGTCGACGCCGCCGCGGCGCAGGCGGCCCTGGGCGGGGCCGTGGCGCGGACCGTCAACCGGATCAACTCCGACGGCTGCATGTCCACCAACGACACGGTCCTGCTGCTGGCCTCCGGGGCCTCGGGCGCGCGCCCCTCGCCCGCCGAACTGGGCGGGGCCCTCACCGAGACCCTGTCCCGCCTGGGCCGGCGCCTGGTCGCCGACGCCGAGGGCGCCACCCACGACATCGCCATCACCGTCTCCGGCGCCGTCAGCGAGGCGGCGGCCGAGGCCGCGGCCCGCACCGTGTCCGCCTCCAACCTCCTCAAGTGCGCGGTGGCCGGGCAGGACCCGAACTGGGGCAGGGTCCTGGCCCAGCTGGGCACGGTCCCCGCCGAGGTCTGCCCCTTCGACCCCGACGAGGTCGACGTGGCCATCAACGGGGTCGTCATCTTCCGACACGGGGCCCCGGGCGAGGACCGGGACGCGGTCGACATGACCCCGCGCGAGACCCGCATCGACATCGACCTGTCCGCCGGCGCCGCCGAGGCGACGGTGTGGACCAACGACCTCACCCACGGATACATCACCATTAACGCCGACTACACCACATGA
- the argC gene encoding N-acetyl-gamma-glutamyl-phosphate reductase, with translation MTWTAAVAGATGYAGGEVLRLLAAHPGIEIGALTAGSSAGTVLGRHHPHLIALADRPIEPTDVERLAGHDIVVLALPHGASGEITAALEARATAAGRAAPLLIDCGADHRLTDPAAWRAFYGTEYAGAWTYGMPELLHDGEREARAQRDLLAAAGRIAVPGCNVTAVTLAAQPGVAAELIDAGQVTAVLAVGYSGAGKALKPHLTAAEALGSAQPYAVGGTHRHIPEIIQNLEVAGARPGAVRLSFTPVLVPMSRGILATVTAPVTEAVLNTEHPGEVLRSAWERAYGGPGAGEALIHLLPEGVWPTTGAVAGSGLATVQVAYDRAAGAAVMMCAIDNLGKGTASAAVQCLNLALGLGETTGVVTEGVAP, from the coding sequence ATGACGTGGACAGCAGCGGTCGCCGGTGCGACCGGATACGCGGGAGGCGAGGTCCTCCGCCTCCTGGCGGCCCACCCCGGCATTGAGATCGGCGCCCTGACCGCCGGCTCCTCGGCCGGAACGGTCCTGGGCCGACACCACCCGCACCTCATCGCCCTGGCGGACCGCCCCATCGAGCCCACCGACGTCGAGCGCCTGGCCGGTCACGACATCGTCGTCCTGGCCCTGCCGCACGGCGCCTCCGGTGAGATCACGGCCGCCCTGGAGGCCCGCGCGACCGCCGCCGGCCGCGCCGCCCCCCTGCTCATCGACTGCGGGGCCGACCACCGCCTGACCGACCCCGCCGCCTGGCGCGCCTTCTACGGCACCGAGTACGCCGGCGCCTGGACCTACGGCATGCCCGAGCTCCTGCACGACGGCGAGCGCGAGGCCCGCGCGCAGCGCGACCTGCTGGCCGCCGCCGGGCGGATCGCCGTGCCCGGGTGCAACGTCACCGCCGTGACCCTGGCCGCCCAGCCCGGCGTGGCCGCCGAGCTCATCGACGCCGGCCAGGTCACCGCCGTCCTCGCCGTCGGCTACTCCGGGGCGGGCAAGGCCCTCAAGCCCCACCTGACGGCCGCCGAGGCCCTGGGGTCCGCCCAGCCCTACGCCGTCGGGGGCACCCACCGGCACATCCCCGAGATCATCCAGAACCTCGAGGTCGCCGGCGCCCGGCCCGGCGCCGTCCGCCTGTCCTTCACCCCCGTCCTGGTGCCGATGAGCCGCGGCATCCTCGCCACCGTCACGGCCCCGGTCACCGAGGCCGTGCTGAACACCGAGCACCCCGGCGAGGTCCTGCGCAGCGCCTGGGAGCGCGCCTACGGCGGGCCCGGCGCGGGCGAGGCCCTGATCCATCTGCTGCCGGAGGGCGTCTGGCCGACCACCGGCGCCGTGGCGGGCTCCGGCCTGGCCACCGTCCAGGTCGCCTACGACCGGGCCGCCGGCGCGGCCGTCATGATGTGCGCCATTGACAACCTCGGCAAGGGCACGGCCTCGGCCGCCGTCCAGTGCCTCAACCTCGCCCTCGGCCTGGGCGAGACCACCGGCGTCGTCACCGAAGGAGTCGCCCCGTGA
- a CDS encoding flavodoxin domain-containing protein: MKILLTSSSRHGATDEVAGAIAERLRAFGIDVDRARPEDVTSVEGYDAFVIGSAIYMTRWTDEAVDFTERFHKALVAHPVWAFSVGLSGLPKGRVADPRRIGPVLLSMDPKDHITFPGRFDPSELSWRERSIARMGGASEGDFLDLDAVREWADAIATTLIAQA; the protein is encoded by the coding sequence ATGAAGATCCTCCTCACCTCCTCCTCCCGTCACGGCGCGACCGATGAGGTCGCCGGGGCCATCGCCGAGCGGCTGCGCGCCTTCGGGATCGACGTCGACCGGGCGCGCCCCGAGGACGTGACGAGCGTCGAAGGCTACGACGCCTTCGTCATCGGCAGCGCCATCTACATGACGCGCTGGACCGACGAGGCCGTCGACTTCACCGAGCGCTTCCACAAGGCGCTGGTCGCCCACCCGGTCTGGGCCTTCTCCGTCGGCCTGTCCGGCCTTCCGAAGGGGAGGGTCGCCGATCCCCGTCGCATCGGCCCTGTCCTGCTGTCCATGGACCCGAAGGACCACATCACCTTCCCCGGCCGCTTCGACCCGTCCGAGCTGTCGTGGCGCGAGCGCTCCATCGCCAGGATGGGCGGAGCCTCGGAGGGCGACTTCCTCGATCTCGACGCCGTGCGCGAATGGGCGGACGCCATTGCCACAACGCTGATCGCCCAGGCCTGA
- the pheT gene encoding phenylalanine--tRNA ligase subunit beta: MPYVPIEWLREHVDVPANTTAARLAADLVRVGLEEERIVPPPVTGPLVVGRVLTRQAKEQSNGKVINYCRVDVGPEYNDAPGTGKEPSELPSRGIVCGAHNFDVGDSVVVCLPGAVLPGDFAISARKTYGHVSDGMICSERELGIGEDQSGIIVLDRWLAAHGRGDEAPPAPGTDAIALLGLGEEVLEINITPDRGYCFSMRGIAREYSHATGARFTDPADGANADLYPRGVAGAGEGGFDVVVPTDPRPIHGRPGCDRYVARIVRGIDPAAPSPAWMRERLTAAGMRPISLAVDVTNYVMLDLGQPLHAFDLAKLRGPIVVRRARAGETLAFLDGVTRTLDVEDLVISDSPDGEGSRALVLAGVFGGADTEVDERTTDVLIEAAHFDPVSIARSARRHRLPTESSRRNERGVDTALAPVAAQRAVDLLVEYGGGTADPVATDVDRTRPPEPIVIRADAAQRLTGVAHSAERVRELLEAIGCVVEPAGADEADGGELLAVTPPTWRPDLVGAAHFVEEIARLDGYDAIPVVVPAAPAGRGLTPRQRARRDVVRALADAGLTQVLSYPFIGDVHDVFEIPADDPRRNAVRLANPLAEDAPYLRTSVLDSLVEVARRNVSRGLDDVAVYEIGAVTLPAGTVPAAIPGVDRRPSEEEIAALEAGIPAQPVHVGAVLVGERERAGVLGPARAWTWADAVEVVRTAARALGVAVEVAAPAEPRAPWHPGRTAEVRLPGARRGRDVVPGAVVGHAGELHPRVVRALGLPERACALEIDLEPLLEAVAAAGTLQVRAVSTFPAGKEDIALVVDEAVPAAAVEAVIREAAGDLLEEVRLFDVFRGPQLGEGRKSLAFSLRLRASDRTLTAGELAGVRKRVVKRAAKRLGAELRA, from the coding sequence ATGCCCTACGTCCCGATCGAGTGGCTCCGCGAGCACGTCGACGTCCCCGCCAACACCACGGCCGCCCGGCTCGCCGCCGACCTGGTGCGGGTGGGCCTGGAGGAGGAGCGCATCGTCCCGCCCCCCGTCACCGGCCCCCTCGTCGTCGGACGGGTCCTCACCCGCCAGGCCAAGGAGCAGTCCAACGGCAAGGTCATCAACTACTGCCGCGTCGACGTCGGCCCCGAGTACAACGACGCCCCCGGCACCGGCAAGGAGCCCTCCGAGCTGCCCAGCCGCGGCATCGTGTGCGGCGCCCACAACTTCGACGTCGGCGACTCGGTCGTCGTCTGCCTGCCGGGAGCCGTGCTGCCGGGCGACTTCGCCATCTCCGCGCGCAAGACCTACGGGCACGTTTCGGACGGCATGATCTGCTCCGAGCGCGAACTGGGCATCGGCGAGGACCAGTCGGGCATTATCGTGCTGGACCGTTGGCTCGCCGCCCACGGCCGGGGCGACGAGGCCCCGCCCGCCCCCGGCACCGACGCCATCGCGCTGCTCGGCCTGGGCGAGGAGGTCCTGGAGATCAATATCACCCCCGACCGGGGCTACTGCTTCTCCATGCGCGGCATCGCCCGCGAGTACTCCCACGCCACCGGGGCGCGCTTCACCGACCCGGCCGACGGCGCCAATGCGGACCTGTACCCCCGCGGCGTCGCGGGGGCCGGGGAGGGCGGCTTCGACGTCGTCGTGCCGACCGACCCCCGCCCCATCCACGGGCGCCCCGGATGCGACCGCTACGTCGCCCGCATCGTGCGGGGCATCGACCCGGCGGCGCCGTCGCCCGCCTGGATGCGCGAGCGCCTCACGGCCGCCGGCATGCGGCCCATCTCTCTGGCCGTGGACGTGACCAACTACGTCATGCTCGACCTGGGCCAGCCGCTGCACGCCTTCGACCTGGCCAAGCTGCGCGGGCCGATCGTGGTGCGCCGCGCCCGGGCGGGGGAGACCCTCGCCTTCCTCGACGGCGTTACGCGCACCCTGGACGTGGAGGACCTGGTCATCTCCGACTCGCCGGACGGAGAGGGCTCGCGCGCCCTGGTGCTGGCCGGCGTCTTCGGCGGGGCCGACACCGAGGTCGACGAGCGCACCACCGACGTCCTCATCGAGGCGGCCCACTTCGACCCGGTGTCCATCGCCCGCTCGGCCCGGCGCCACCGGCTGCCCACTGAGTCCTCCCGGCGCAACGAGCGCGGGGTGGACACGGCCCTGGCGCCCGTGGCCGCGCAGCGGGCCGTCGACCTGCTGGTGGAGTACGGCGGCGGCACCGCGGACCCCGTCGCCACCGACGTGGACCGCACGCGCCCGCCCGAGCCGATCGTCATCCGCGCCGACGCCGCGCAGCGTCTGACGGGCGTGGCCCACAGCGCCGAGCGGGTGCGCGAGCTGCTGGAGGCCATCGGCTGCGTCGTGGAGCCCGCCGGCGCCGATGAGGCCGACGGCGGCGAGCTGCTCGCCGTCACCCCGCCCACCTGGCGGCCCGACCTGGTCGGCGCCGCCCACTTCGTCGAGGAGATCGCCCGCCTCGACGGCTACGACGCGATCCCCGTGGTCGTGCCCGCCGCGCCGGCCGGGAGGGGGCTGACGCCGCGCCAGCGCGCCCGCCGCGACGTGGTGCGCGCCCTGGCCGACGCCGGCCTCACCCAGGTGCTGTCCTACCCCTTCATCGGCGACGTGCACGACGTGTTCGAGATCCCCGCCGACGACCCGCGCCGGAATGCGGTGCGCCTGGCCAACCCCCTGGCCGAGGATGCGCCGTACCTGCGCACGTCCGTGCTCGACTCCCTGGTGGAGGTCGCCCGCCGCAATGTCTCGCGCGGCCTGGACGACGTCGCCGTCTACGAGATCGGCGCCGTGACCCTCCCCGCGGGCACCGTCCCCGCCGCCATCCCCGGCGTCGACCGCCGTCCCAGCGAGGAGGAGATCGCCGCCCTCGAAGCGGGCATCCCCGCCCAGCCGGTTCACGTGGGCGCCGTCCTGGTCGGGGAGCGCGAGCGCGCCGGGGTGCTCGGCCCGGCGCGGGCGTGGACCTGGGCGGACGCCGTCGAGGTCGTGCGGACCGCGGCCCGCGCCCTGGGCGTGGCCGTTGAGGTGGCGGCCCCCGCCGAGCCCCGCGCGCCCTGGCACCCCGGGCGCACCGCCGAGGTGCGTCTGCCGGGAGCGCGCCGGGGCCGGGACGTCGTCCCCGGGGCTGTCGTCGGCCACGCCGGCGAACTCCACCCGCGCGTCGTCCGCGCGCTCGGGCTGCCCGAGCGGGCCTGCGCGCTCGAGATCGACCTGGAGCCGCTGCTGGAGGCCGTCGCGGCCGCGGGCACGCTCCAGGTGCGGGCGGTGTCGACCTTCCCGGCGGGCAAGGAGGACATTGCGCTCGTCGTCGACGAGGCCGTCCCGGCCGCCGCCGTCGAGGCGGTCATCCGCGAAGCCGCGGGGGACCTCCTCGAGGAGGTGCGCCTGTTCGATGTCTTCCGCGGGCCCCAGCTGGGCGAGGGCCGCAAGTCGCTGGCCTTCTCCCTGCGCTTGCGCGCATCCGACCGGACCCTGACGGCCGGGGAGCTGGCGGGCGTGCGCAAGCGCGTGGTCAAGCGCGCCGCCAAGCGCCTGGGGGCCGAGCTGCGCGCCTGA